The Rippkaea orientalis PCC 8801 DNA window CTCTTTTGTATACACTCTTTAGCGTCTCTTGTCCCTAGCGACTCCTTGTGTACCAAGTCTGGGGGGACAGAACTTCTCTTTTGTATACACTCTTTAGCGTGTCCTGTCCCTAGTGACTCCTTGTGTACTAAGTCTGGGGGGACAGGACTCCTTTTTTGTATATACTCTTGAGAGAGTCCTGTCCCCGACTCTATGACAGATGGGGGGAGCTTTTCAGCTAGTTGATAGTTAGTTGGCACTGCTCCGAGAAATCGTCGGGTAAGTGCCTCCAATACCGCTACCCTATCGGGGTCATTCAATGCTTCTGTATTCAGAGAATAATATCGGATTTTCTTCTCACCCTGTTTTTCAGTTCGGGTCAAGACTAATCCTAACCCTAACCGTTGCAGCAACCGTTCAATGAATTTAATAGAGTCGGTTTTTTCAGTCACGGTTAATCCCAGGGCGTTATAGAGTTTATAGCGTCTAAAATAAGCCCTCTCCATAAACGAGAGCACCCTGGGGTCATCTTTGGATAATTCTCTGGGGTTCTCTAGGTCAATTAACTCCCATAGTCCCAATTCATTAATTTCATCTACCATAACACTCACGTTACGAAGATCTGGCAAAAAGATGACCCCATTGGCAAATTGTTTAATTTTGTTAAGATAATGCCCCAGATCTATCTCCCTGGTTATGTCAGGATGTTGACAATACCAAAAGAGTTTATGTCCCCTCAACCAGCGTCGTTTGTCTTTAATAACGGCCTTATAAATAAAGTCGGGGGTGAGTTCCACTCCGGGGAGTTCCTGTTTTAAGAAGGCCTTGGCGGCCTGACGACGTTGTTCGACCGGCGCATTTGAATAACTAATCTCTATCGCCTCTTCTATACAAATATCTAATGAGTCTGCCGTGGCCTCAGCTTCCTCCCATTTGTGCGCTTCTTTGATTTCTCTGATTTGATTCCCCGTCGAAGTGGTTTCTAGGCAATCGTATCGAGCTAATTGATACCCCTCATCAATTAATTGTTGATAGAGCATCAGGTCAAAGTTTTGTGAAGCATAGTTTAACCGAGCTTTAGCTCGACAATATAAGTCGAGATGGGGGTCAATGACCATCCCGGTTTCGGGGTCACATTTGCTCATCATTTCTGCCAGAATTTCATAGTGGGTGGGTTCCCTTCCGAGTTTTTCTTCTAAGATTTCGGCGGTGATGAGTTGCAGGTCAAAGGCTCGATGATTTCGCTTATAAATTTGTCGTTTAATGACATCAGGATGACAGGAGTTTAAGAGGTCATCTGGCTTTTTCCCTGTGCCTGAATAAACGGTAAAATCTAGATTCTTTCTGACCCGTGCCATACTCTGAGTGATTTCGACGGGTTCTAAGATTCCCCCTTGGGCAATGACAAAGCCATAGGTAAAGTGGTCAAAGACCTCAGCATGAAATTGATGGTTTATCCAGCCATCGATACTGATGCCTGTACTCATGGAAGTGGTAAAGACTAAACTTCTTGGCTTTTGTTGTTTGAGGGAGTCATTAATATTATTCTCGATGATGGCTTTGTTTTCTGCCTCTGAGGTTGTATCGCCATTTAATAACCAATGGGTGGCGTGAGGATCTAGTTGTTTTAAGCGGTCATGAATGGCTTGACTGTTCGCTTTGGTGTCACAGAAGATAAATAAGTTCTCGCCATTTTCATAGCGGTGGAGAATCTCATCCAGGGTTTCATCATATTTACCTGTATTAAAGATGACTAATCCTTTTTTGGGTTGATACTCGTTTTTAACAATAAAGGTCTTTCCGACGGGGCAAATTTCGTCAATGTAGTTGATTTCTACATCGGTTAAATCGGAGTCACAGCCCACAATTAACCCGCCCCCGTTAACGGCTTGGGGTAACTTTTCTTGGAGAAGCTTAAGGAGAAAAGAGCGTCTCTCTTCTAGGGTGGGAGAGGAGATAAAATGCTTGAATCCTTGGCGAATCTCATCAAAGAGAATTAAAGCTCCTGACCAATTTTTAGAGGAGAGTTTCCCAAGGGAATCAAAACAGAGCCCAATGGTATCGTAAGATTCAAAATGAGCCTTGCCATACTCGTCTATCCAGTTAATGTCCCACCTGACGGCTTGTTCTTTGCCTAAGAGGATGCGGGGAACGATGGAGATGACTAATTGTTTTTTCTGTTTCCATTCTTTGACTAATGGCTCAATGATGGCTGAGGATTTGCGGGTACATTTAGGGGAACTGATGTGGAGTTTTCCGGTGCGGGGAAGGTGTTTGAGGATTCCTTCTAAATTGGCTTGATTAACGGTTAAGTCAATGTCACGGGTAAGGGTGTTTAATTGTTGTTGAATGGGGTCAATGAGTTGGGCTAATTTAATCCGGTGTTTGAAGTAATCTCCGCCTTGATTTTTAATAACATCGTCAACGCCTTTGCCGTCTTCGGTATTCCAGAGGACTTGGTAAGGCTCGCCCGAGGCTTTAGTGATGGCTAAAGCGAGTTTCTGGGTGGCTTTGGCCACGGTTTGGCGTGTTTTGGGTTTTTTGTCTTGGTCAAAGGCAATGTAGACCCGCCGCCCTTCAATGTACGGACGTAAAGATTCTTTAACGGCTCCGGTTTCTGAATCAACGCCACATAGACAGCCATAGAGGGCAATGGCAACGATGTCTGATGACAACGCTGAAAGGCTCTTCTTGCCCCCTTCGGTTAGGAGTAGGGGGATAACCTTATTTTCCTGAAACCACTGCCAGAAGGAGGTATTTTCGGGGGGTAGGGGTAAGTCGTATTCTAGGGCGAGCTTCTCAATAAATTCTCTGGGGACGGGGGGGAGGTAAGGAACGTCTCCGATTCCTTTGGGGGCGTAGTATTGTCCTGTTCTTTTTTCGGATGGGGGAGACACGGGAGACACGGGAGACACGGGAGATTGTTCTCCACAAAAGTCCTTCTTGTCCTCCTTGTCTCCTTGTCCCCCTTGTCCCCTTGTCTCCTTGTCCTGACGGGGTTTATTTAACTCTCCATAGATTTTGCATTGCCAGGGTTCCCCCGTTTCTTGAATAAAGGCTGCTCCCAATAGATTCGGTTTGGCTTGATGACCAAAGCGGGTGTATGGCCAGCCCAGGGCATCGTAAAGGGGCGTTCCCTCGACTTCGTGGGTGACGTGGTTGATTTCCAGGTCGGGGAGGAACGTCACCGCTTTCTCGAAGAGGTTAGGGGCGATCTTCGACTCGGTGATGAACTCAGTACGGATTGAGGTGGGATTGGTCACGCTTGCCCCTCCTCTTTGAGTAATAGCCAGAGAGGGGAAGGGATTCGGTGATGCTTGGGGGTTTTGGCGGATTGACAGACAGTAGGGTTTTTTGTATTACTTGTCTGTTCCCACCGAGATGAGTTAATATTATTCACAGTATTAGTGTCTTGAAGTTCTTTGAACCTTCTTGGTTCACTTCAAGAATTTTGTTTTTGACTAATACGCGAGAAGCCCTGTTGTTGGTAAGAGAATTAGCAGGGTTTTTTGCGTATTAATACTTTAATATAAGTTTCTAGTTTTTGAAATATTTTTGAAGCTATAGTTTATTAAGATTTTTTGCGTTCACGATAACGTTTGATGTACTCTAAGGCATTTTCATCAGAAACTAAGAAAATCGGTCCAACTTTAAAAGCTTTTAGACTCGGTTCAATGTTTTTCTGCGGATAGCCCGTAATATCGTATCCTACTCGACGAAAGCTAATATTTAACTCAGTTGCAATCTCTTTAAGTGTCCAATAACCAGGGAGACTTGGTTCTTTACGCTTGAGTGGGGGATCAAAATCTTCGGGACGCAGAATATTAGGTTCTGAAGTGGTTAGAGACTTAGGCATTTAAACAACTGAGGAATACTCCTGATTACCTCTATATTAAACGCAGTGACCGTGGTTGTCTCCTCACTTGTTTGATCAATTCAAATTATATAACCCGTGGCTCATCTAGAACCCCATCCCTCTTTGGGTGTTACTTAAGTCAAAATACGGAGAAGAAAAGGCAAAAGACCCCAAATTTTTCGAGAAAACTGTCGTAAAAACCCCGATGTCCAGTCAAGACAAATGAAGTACGGTATAAATCAGCGTCACTGTTGATAAGATTGCCCCAACGGTACAAGTTATCCCCTCAGTACAACCCGTCAACCTAAGGGAGTCTGTCACCTTATTTGTTAAAGCAACGGACAATCTAGGGATTAAAACCCTTAATTTAACAGTCAATGGTCAAGCCGTTCCCTTAGATAATAATGGATTATATACGTTTACTCCTCAAGAAATTGGACCTCTTCAAATAGTCGCCACGGCAATAGATACATCAGGAAATCATCAATCTATGACCACAACCCTTGAGGTTTTAGATTTTAATGATGTGGATGCCCCTATTATTAACTTCCCTAGATTAGCGAATAATACGATTACTTCCCCCATTGAAATTATTGGCACGGTGACTGATTATGATGAGGATAATCATGATACGTTACAGTATTATACTTTGGAAGTAGC harbors:
- a CDS encoding plasmid replication protein, CyRepA1 family; amino-acid sequence: MTNPTSIRTEFITESKIAPNLFEKAVTFLPDLEINHVTHEVEGTPLYDALGWPYTRFGHQAKPNLLGAAFIQETGEPWQCKIYGELNKPRQDKETRGQGGQGDKEDKKDFCGEQSPVSPVSPVSPPSEKRTGQYYAPKGIGDVPYLPPVPREFIEKLALEYDLPLPPENTSFWQWFQENKVIPLLLTEGGKKSLSALSSDIVAIALYGCLCGVDSETGAVKESLRPYIEGRRVYIAFDQDKKPKTRQTVAKATQKLALAITKASGEPYQVLWNTEDGKGVDDVIKNQGGDYFKHRIKLAQLIDPIQQQLNTLTRDIDLTVNQANLEGILKHLPRTGKLHISSPKCTRKSSAIIEPLVKEWKQKKQLVISIVPRILLGKEQAVRWDINWIDEYGKAHFESYDTIGLCFDSLGKLSSKNWSGALILFDEIRQGFKHFISSPTLEERRSFLLKLLQEKLPQAVNGGGLIVGCDSDLTDVEINYIDEICPVGKTFIVKNEYQPKKGLVIFNTGKYDETLDEILHRYENGENLFIFCDTKANSQAIHDRLKQLDPHATHWLLNGDTTSEAENKAIIENNINDSLKQQKPRSLVFTTSMSTGISIDGWINHQFHAEVFDHFTYGFVIAQGGILEPVEITQSMARVRKNLDFTVYSGTGKKPDDLLNSCHPDVIKRQIYKRNHRAFDLQLITAEILEEKLGREPTHYEILAEMMSKCDPETGMVIDPHLDLYCRAKARLNYASQNFDLMLYQQLIDEGYQLARYDCLETTSTGNQIREIKEAHKWEEAEATADSLDICIEEAIEISYSNAPVEQRRQAAKAFLKQELPGVELTPDFIYKAVIKDKRRWLRGHKLFWYCQHPDITREIDLGHYLNKIKQFANGVIFLPDLRNVSVMVDEINELGLWELIDLENPRELSKDDPRVLSFMERAYFRRYKLYNALGLTVTEKTDSIKFIERLLQRLGLGLVLTRTEKQGEKKIRYYSLNTEALNDPDRVAVLEALTRRFLGAVPTNYQLAEKLPPSVIESGTGLSQEYIQKRSPVPPDLVHKESLGTGHAKECIQKRSSVPPDLVHKESLGTRDAKECIQKRSPVPCAKGQTKGSLSQRPGAQTFKLPMNRGFAHWCSFKYGEVIYDSRQIVPSPLWVIGSSESEGCGLIVASEDGIEILPYRYGVRWPSQQVS